From Citricoccus sp. SGAir0253, a single genomic window includes:
- a CDS encoding transglutaminase family protein, translated as MSRLHVTHRTSYEYNRRATTSYNEARMTPVTDAQQTTLESAIAITPRQAVATTYRDYWGTRVTAFDVHVPHEALEVLASATVEVHRSASAGTDESTDWARLESPATVHEFSDFLPQTRLSDPGAEARGQARGLRAARPHETVLNVLEWLDGAMAYQPGVTAVHFGAEEALASGRGVCQDLAHVGIGMMRALGIPARYVSGYIHPRPGAALGTEVAGQSHAWLEWWDGSWHAWDPTNSQPAGDLHVLVGRGRDYRDVTPLKGIVSGGGGSRLAVEVLITRVA; from the coding sequence ATGAGCCGCCTGCACGTCACGCACCGCACCAGCTACGAGTACAACCGCCGGGCGACGACCTCGTACAACGAGGCACGGATGACCCCGGTGACCGACGCCCAGCAGACCACGCTCGAGTCGGCGATCGCCATCACCCCGCGCCAGGCCGTGGCCACGACCTACCGGGACTACTGGGGCACCCGCGTCACCGCCTTCGACGTCCACGTCCCGCACGAGGCCCTGGAGGTGCTCGCCTCGGCCACCGTGGAGGTCCACCGCTCCGCCTCCGCGGGGACGGACGAGTCCACGGACTGGGCCCGCCTGGAGTCCCCGGCCACGGTGCACGAGTTCTCCGACTTCCTCCCGCAGACGCGCCTCTCGGACCCCGGGGCCGAGGCGCGCGGGCAGGCCCGGGGGCTGCGGGCGGCCCGCCCGCACGAGACGGTCCTGAACGTGCTGGAGTGGCTCGACGGCGCCATGGCCTACCAGCCCGGGGTCACCGCCGTGCACTTCGGCGCGGAGGAGGCCCTCGCCAGCGGCCGCGGCGTGTGCCAGGACCTCGCCCACGTGGGCATCGGGATGATGCGGGCCCTCGGCATCCCGGCCCGCTACGTCTCCGGGTACATCCATCCCCGCCCCGGCGCGGCCCTCGGCACCGAGGTGGCCGGGCAGTCGCACGCGTGGCTGGAGTGGTGGGACGGGTCCTGGCACGCCTGGGACCCCACCAACTCCCAACCCGCCGGGGACCTGCACGTGCTGGTGGGCCGGGGACGGGACTACCGGGATGTCACGCCGCTCAAGGGCATCGTCTCCGGCGGCGGCGGCTCGCGCCTCGCGGTGGAGGTGCTCATCACCCGGGTCGCCTAG
- the glgC gene encoding glucose-1-phosphate adenylyltransferase: MPQKKVLAVVLAGGEGKRLMPLTADRAKPAVPFAGSYRLIDFALSNLANSGYLKIVVLTQYKSHSLDRHISETWRLSTLLQNYVASVPAQQRRGKDWFLGSANAIYQSMNLIHDARPDIVVVIGADHVYRMDFQQMVDHHVASGASATVAAVRQPLELAPSFGVIETKADQPGRIERFVEKPATTQGLADDPTQFLASMGNYVFTADALVNALNEDARMEGTNHDMGGDIVPWFVDRDDCGVYDFTTNVVPGETGEPHYWRDVGTLDSYYDAHMDLVKPWPDFNLYNSDWAIFTHQSVSPPAKLVRSATKRPGTAVDSILSQGVVVSGGTVAQSVLSTDVRVHNEAWVEQSVLLDGVVIGKGAKVRNAIIDKNVVVPEGVQIGFDRAEDEARGFTVTESGLTVTSKGQFVPPLS; this comes from the coding sequence ATGCCACAGAAGAAGGTGCTGGCCGTCGTGCTGGCGGGCGGCGAGGGCAAGCGGCTGATGCCGTTGACGGCGGACCGGGCGAAGCCTGCGGTCCCCTTCGCGGGGAGCTACCGGCTCATCGACTTCGCGCTGTCCAACCTCGCGAACTCGGGGTACCTGAAGATCGTGGTGCTCACGCAGTACAAGTCCCACTCGCTGGACCGGCACATCTCCGAGACGTGGCGGCTGTCCACGCTGCTGCAGAACTACGTGGCCTCCGTGCCCGCCCAGCAGCGCCGCGGCAAGGACTGGTTCCTCGGCAGCGCCAACGCCATCTACCAGTCCATGAACCTGATCCACGACGCCCGCCCGGACATCGTGGTGGTCATCGGCGCGGACCACGTCTACCGGATGGACTTCCAGCAGATGGTGGACCACCACGTCGCCTCGGGGGCCTCCGCCACGGTCGCCGCCGTGCGCCAGCCCCTCGAGCTGGCCCCGTCCTTCGGGGTGATCGAGACCAAGGCGGACCAGCCCGGGCGGATCGAGCGCTTCGTCGAGAAGCCGGCCACCACGCAGGGGCTGGCGGACGACCCCACGCAGTTCCTGGCCTCGATGGGCAACTACGTCTTCACCGCCGACGCCCTGGTCAACGCCCTCAACGAGGACGCGCGGATGGAGGGCACGAACCACGACATGGGCGGGGACATCGTGCCCTGGTTCGTGGACCGGGACGACTGCGGGGTCTACGACTTCACCACCAACGTGGTCCCGGGCGAGACCGGGGAACCGCACTACTGGCGCGACGTCGGCACCCTCGACTCCTACTACGACGCCCACATGGACCTGGTGAAGCCCTGGCCGGACTTCAACCTCTACAACTCCGACTGGGCGATCTTCACCCACCAGTCGGTGTCCCCGCCGGCCAAGCTGGTCCGCTCGGCCACGAAGCGGCCGGGCACCGCGGTGGACTCGATCCTGTCCCAGGGCGTGGTCGTCTCCGGTGGCACCGTGGCCCAGTCGGTGCTCTCCACGGACGTCCGGGTCCACAACGAGGCGTGGGTGGAGCAGTCGGTGCTGCTGGACGGCGTCGTCATCGGCAAGGGCGCGAAGGTGCGCAACGCCATCATCGACAAGAACGTGGTGGTGCCGGAGGGCGTCCAGATCGGCTTCGACCGTGCCGAGGACGAGGCGCGCGGCTTCACCGTCACGGAGTCCGGGCTCACGGTGACGTCCAAGGGCCAGTTCGTGCCGCCGTTGAGCTGA
- a CDS encoding circularly permuted type 2 ATP-grasp protein encodes MSDLFTGYAEALQRSPAWDEMFAPGFSLRRDYRPVERALEALSLDDVTARAESMARTFLDRGVTFDYAGEERAWPLDIVPRVIPADDWDVLEAGVAQRVRVLEAFLDDVYSTMSVVRDGVVPRSLITTSAHFHRAVHGFRPAGGVRVHVSGIDVVRDASGTFRVLEDNVRVPSGVSYVIENRRAMSKGLPEAIGSVNVRPVEEYPRRLLAALRRTAPTDIEDPVVVVLTPGVYNSAYFEHTLLAGMMGVELVEGRDLVTRANKVYMRTTDGERRVDVIYKRIDDDFLDPLHFRSDSMLGVPGIVNAARAGNVTIANAVGNGVADDKLVYTYMPDLTRYYLGEDPIVPNVDTFRLEEPAAREEVMDRLDELVVKPVDGSGGKGLVIGPDASPAELEELRRKLLESPRGWIAQPVLQLSTVPTLAGGRFGPRHVDLRPFAVNDGEDVWVLPGGLTRVALQEGSLIVNSSQGGGSKDTWVMARTGAAARPADDAGPEPQVHVVGDDWPEEQAPSPLEEIGLMPEQQQQARQCADADPAPGGAGREEESC; translated from the coding sequence ATGTCCGACCTGTTCACCGGCTATGCCGAGGCGCTCCAGCGCAGCCCCGCGTGGGACGAGATGTTCGCCCCGGGGTTCAGCCTGCGCCGTGACTACCGACCGGTCGAGCGCGCCCTCGAGGCCCTCTCGCTCGACGACGTGACCGCGCGCGCCGAGTCGATGGCCCGGACGTTCCTGGACCGCGGCGTGACCTTCGACTACGCCGGGGAGGAGCGCGCGTGGCCGCTCGACATCGTCCCGCGTGTCATCCCCGCCGACGACTGGGACGTGCTCGAGGCCGGCGTGGCCCAGCGCGTCCGCGTGCTCGAGGCCTTCCTGGACGACGTGTACTCGACGATGTCCGTGGTGCGGGACGGGGTCGTCCCGCGCTCGCTCATCACCACCAGCGCCCACTTCCACCGCGCCGTCCACGGCTTCCGTCCCGCCGGCGGGGTGCGCGTGCACGTCTCCGGCATCGACGTCGTCCGGGACGCCTCCGGCACCTTCCGGGTCCTCGAGGACAACGTCCGGGTGCCCTCCGGGGTCTCCTACGTCATCGAGAACCGGCGCGCCATGTCCAAGGGCCTGCCCGAGGCCATCGGCTCCGTCAACGTCCGGCCCGTGGAGGAGTACCCCCGCCGGCTGCTGGCCGCCCTGCGCCGGACGGCGCCGACGGACATCGAGGACCCCGTCGTGGTGGTCCTGACCCCCGGCGTGTACAACTCGGCCTACTTCGAGCACACCCTGCTGGCCGGGATGATGGGCGTCGAGCTCGTGGAGGGCCGGGACCTCGTCACGCGCGCCAACAAGGTCTACATGCGCACCACGGACGGCGAGCGGCGCGTGGACGTGATCTACAAGCGCATCGACGACGACTTCCTGGACCCGCTGCACTTCCGCTCTGACTCGATGCTCGGCGTCCCGGGCATCGTCAACGCGGCCCGGGCCGGCAACGTGACCATCGCCAACGCCGTGGGCAACGGGGTGGCGGACGACAAGCTCGTCTACACGTACATGCCGGACCTGACCCGGTACTACCTCGGGGAGGACCCGATCGTGCCCAACGTGGACACCTTCCGCCTCGAGGAGCCCGCGGCGCGCGAGGAGGTCATGGACCGGCTCGACGAGCTCGTCGTCAAGCCGGTGGACGGCTCGGGCGGCAAGGGGCTCGTCATCGGCCCGGACGCCTCGCCGGCGGAGCTCGAGGAGCTGCGCCGCAAGCTGCTGGAGTCCCCCCGCGGGTGGATCGCCCAGCCGGTGCTGCAGCTGTCCACCGTGCCCACCCTCGCCGGCGGCCGGTTCGGCCCCCGGCACGTGGACCTGCGGCCCTTCGCGGTGAACGACGGCGAGGACGTGTGGGTGCTGCCCGGCGGCCTGACCCGCGTGGCGCTGCAGGAGGGGTCCCTGATCGTGAACTCCTCCCAGGGCGGCGGCTCGAAGGACACGTGGGTGATGGCCCGCACCGGGGCCGCGGCGCGCCCCGCGGACGACGCCGGCCCGGAACCGCAGGTGCACGTGGTGGGCGACGACTGGCCCGAGGAGCAGGCCCCCAGCCCGCTCGAGGAGATCGGGCTGATGCCCGAGCAGCAGCAACAGGCCCGGCAGTGCGCCGACGCCGATCCCGCGCCCGGCGGCGCGGGCCGGGAGGAGGAGTCATGCTGA
- the glgA gene encoding glycogen synthase: MRIDIVTKEFPPTIYGGAGVHVAELSRVLAARTELHVHAFGEGREPDYHGAEVSGYGVPGGLEDANAAVQTLGTDLAILGDLAGTDLVHTHTWYANLAGHLGGLLHGVPHVLSAHSLEPLRPWKAEQLGGGYRLSSWAEATAYHSAAAVIAVSEGMRRDILSAYPDVDPGRVRVVHNGIDTALWTPREDTDALERHGVDPARPTVAFVGRVTRQKGVPYLLRAAARLDPSVQLVLCAGAADTPELAAEVNGLVRDLQATRDGVVVIEGMLPRAEVMQVLSAATVFACPSIYEPLGIVNLEAMACGTAVVASAVGGIPEVVQDGITGRLVPLEQATDGTGTPLDEERFVADFAAALTEVLEDPEGAARMGRAGRQRAIEHFSWDSIADRTLEVYRSVLA, encoded by the coding sequence GTGCGGATCGACATTGTGACCAAGGAATTCCCCCCGACCATCTATGGCGGTGCCGGCGTCCATGTCGCCGAACTCTCGCGCGTGCTCGCCGCACGCACCGAGCTCCACGTGCACGCCTTCGGGGAGGGCCGCGAGCCCGACTACCACGGCGCCGAGGTGTCCGGCTACGGCGTGCCGGGCGGGCTCGAGGACGCCAACGCCGCCGTGCAGACCCTCGGCACCGACCTGGCGATCCTCGGCGACCTGGCCGGCACGGACCTGGTCCACACCCACACGTGGTACGCCAACCTGGCCGGCCACCTCGGCGGGCTGCTCCACGGCGTCCCGCACGTCCTCTCGGCCCATTCCCTCGAGCCCCTGCGGCCGTGGAAGGCGGAGCAGCTCGGGGGCGGCTACCGGCTCTCGTCCTGGGCCGAGGCCACGGCCTACCATTCCGCCGCCGCGGTGATCGCGGTGTCCGAGGGGATGCGCCGGGACATCCTCTCGGCCTACCCCGACGTGGACCCCGGGCGCGTCCGGGTGGTGCACAACGGGATCGACACCGCCCTGTGGACCCCGCGGGAGGACACCGACGCCCTCGAGCGCCACGGCGTGGACCCCGCTCGCCCCACCGTGGCCTTCGTCGGCCGGGTCACCCGCCAGAAGGGCGTGCCCTACCTGCTGCGCGCCGCCGCGCGCCTGGACCCCTCGGTCCAGCTCGTGCTGTGCGCCGGGGCGGCCGACACCCCGGAGCTCGCCGCCGAGGTCAACGGCCTCGTCCGGGACCTGCAGGCCACCCGGGACGGGGTCGTGGTGATCGAGGGCATGCTCCCGCGCGCCGAGGTCATGCAGGTGCTCTCCGCGGCCACGGTCTTCGCCTGTCCCTCGATCTACGAGCCCCTGGGCATCGTGAACCTCGAGGCCATGGCCTGCGGCACGGCCGTCGTGGCCTCCGCGGTCGGCGGCATCCCCGAGGTGGTCCAGGACGGGATCACCGGGCGGCTCGTGCCCCTCGAGCAGGCCACCGACGGCACCGGCACGCCCCTGGACGAGGAGCGCTTCGTGGCCGACTTCGCCGCGGCGCTGACCGAGGTCCTCGAGGACCCCGAGGGCGCCGCGCGGATGGGCCGGGCCGGACGCCAGCGGGCCATCGAGCACTTCTCGTGGGACTCGATCGCCGACCGGACCCTCGAGGTCTACCGCTCCGTCCTGGCCTGA
- a CDS encoding alpha-E domain-containing protein, which translates to MLSRIAESLFWIGRYVERADGTARILDVHLERLNGAGAEEQETVTRELLTIMGVPQPEEYTLGSLLNTLAFTRSSTHSVSGALGAARENARRARETVSSSLWEALNTTWYGLGQHRRDVVGTYRFCHWVLERTAMIRGLADSTMSHDEAWLFLELGRSLERADMTARMLATRESEALGLSWVTMLRCAGAYESFLRTQRATMGEEHAGEFLLLDRLFPRSVLRALQDAEQCLVSLDPASNRVGFMDDARRIVGDMRSTLEYSTPDQLETSLPIFLHRVQLSCARASEAISAKYFSRGQELSWVGEVS; encoded by the coding sequence ATGCTGAGCCGCATCGCCGAGTCGCTGTTCTGGATCGGCCGCTACGTCGAGCGCGCCGACGGCACCGCGCGCATCCTCGACGTGCACCTGGAGCGCCTCAACGGCGCCGGGGCGGAGGAGCAGGAGACGGTCACGCGCGAGCTGCTGACCATCATGGGCGTTCCCCAGCCGGAGGAGTACACCCTCGGCTCGCTGCTCAACACGCTCGCCTTCACCCGGTCGAGCACGCACTCCGTCTCCGGTGCCCTCGGGGCGGCGCGGGAGAACGCCCGCCGGGCGCGCGAGACCGTGTCCTCCTCGCTGTGGGAGGCGCTCAACACCACGTGGTACGGGCTGGGCCAGCACCGCCGGGACGTGGTGGGCACCTACCGCTTCTGCCACTGGGTGCTCGAGCGCACCGCCATGATCCGCGGCCTCGCGGACTCCACCATGAGCCACGACGAGGCCTGGCTGTTCCTGGAGCTCGGCCGGTCCCTCGAGCGGGCGGACATGACCGCCCGCATGCTCGCCACCCGCGAGTCGGAGGCGCTGGGGCTGTCCTGGGTGACCATGCTGCGCTGTGCCGGGGCCTACGAGTCGTTCCTGCGCACCCAGCGCGCCACCATGGGGGAGGAGCACGCCGGGGAGTTCCTCCTGCTGGACCGCCTCTTCCCCCGCTCCGTGCTGCGCGCCCTCCAGGACGCCGAGCAGTGCCTGGTGTCCCTGGACCCGGCCTCGAACCGCGTCGGGTTCATGGACGACGCCCGCCGCATCGTGGGCGACATGCGCTCCACGCTGGAGTACTCCACGCCGGACCAGCTGGAGACCTCCCTGCCGATCTTCCTGCACCGTGTCCAACTCAGCTGCGCCCGGGCCTCCGAGGCGATCAGCGCCAAGTACTTCTCCCGCGGCCAGGAACTGTCGTGGGTCGGGGAGGTCTCATGA